One segment of Vulpes lagopus strain Blue_001 chromosome 8, ASM1834538v1, whole genome shotgun sequence DNA contains the following:
- the SIAH1 gene encoding E3 ubiquitin-protein ligase SIAH1 isoform X1 produces MTGKSPLPFLYSWRGVLLTCLPAAGTRKRKEMSRQTATALPTGTSKCTPSQRVPALTGTTASNNDLASLFECPVCFDYVLPPILQCQSGHLVCSNCRPKLTCCPTCRGPLGSIRNLAMEKVANSVLFPCKYASSGCEITLPHTEKADHEELCEFRPYSCPCPGASCKWQGSLDAVMPHLMHQHKSITTLQGEDIVFLATDINLPGAVDWVMMQSCFGFHFMLVLEKQEKYDGHQQFFAIVQLIGTRKQAENFAYRLELNGHRRRLTWEATPRSIHEGIATAIMNSDCLVFDTSIAQLFAENGNLGINVTISMC; encoded by the exons ATGACCGGGAAGTCTCCCTTACCTTTTCTGTACTCCTGGAGGGGCGTCTTGCTCACATGTCTGCCAGCAGCTGggacaaggaagagaaaag AAATGAGCCGCCAGACTGCAACAGCATTACCTACTGGAACCTCAAAGTGTACCCCGTCTCAGAGGGTGCCCGCCCTGACTGGCACAACCGCATCCAACAATGACTTGGCGAGTCTTTTTGAGTGTCCGGTCTGCTTTGACTATGTGTTACCACCCATTCTTCAGTGTCAGAGTGGCCATCTTGTTTGTAGCAACTGTCGCCCAAAGCTCACATGTTGTCCAACCTGCCGGGGCCCTTTGGGATCCATTCGCAACTTGGCTATGGAGAAAGTGGCCAATTCCGTACTTTTCCCTTGTAAATATGCCTCTTCTGGATGTGAAATAACTTTGCCACACACAGAAAAAGCAGACCACGAAGAGCTCTGTGAGTTTAGGCCTTATTCATGTCCGTGCCCTGGTGCTTCCTGTAAATGGCAAGGCTCTTTGGATGCTGTCATGCCCCATCTGATGCATCAGCATAAGTCCATTACGACCCTACAGGGAGAGGATATAGTTTTCCTTGCAACAGACATTAACCTTCCTGGTGCTGTTGACTGGGTGATGATGCAGTCCTGTTTTGGCTTTCACTTCATGTTAGTATTGGAGAAACAGGAAAAGTATGATGGTCACCAGCAGTTCTTTGCAATTGTACAGCTGATAGGAACACGCAAGCAAGCTGAAAATTTTGCTTATCGACTTGAGCTAAATGGTCATAGGCGGCGATTGACTTGGGAAGCGACTCCGCGCTCTATTCATGAGGGAATTGCCACGGCCATTATGAATAGTGACTGCCTAGTCTTTGACACCAGCATTGCACAGCTTTTTGCAGAAAATGGCAATTTAGGCATCAATGTAACTATTTCCATGTGTTGA
- the SIAH1 gene encoding E3 ubiquitin-protein ligase SIAH1 isoform X2 — MGTEMDTHSKKAAQSKTRMKQMPSKEMSRQTATALPTGTSKCTPSQRVPALTGTTASNNDLASLFECPVCFDYVLPPILQCQSGHLVCSNCRPKLTCCPTCRGPLGSIRNLAMEKVANSVLFPCKYASSGCEITLPHTEKADHEELCEFRPYSCPCPGASCKWQGSLDAVMPHLMHQHKSITTLQGEDIVFLATDINLPGAVDWVMMQSCFGFHFMLVLEKQEKYDGHQQFFAIVQLIGTRKQAENFAYRLELNGHRRRLTWEATPRSIHEGIATAIMNSDCLVFDTSIAQLFAENGNLGINVTISMC; from the coding sequence AAATGAGCCGCCAGACTGCAACAGCATTACCTACTGGAACCTCAAAGTGTACCCCGTCTCAGAGGGTGCCCGCCCTGACTGGCACAACCGCATCCAACAATGACTTGGCGAGTCTTTTTGAGTGTCCGGTCTGCTTTGACTATGTGTTACCACCCATTCTTCAGTGTCAGAGTGGCCATCTTGTTTGTAGCAACTGTCGCCCAAAGCTCACATGTTGTCCAACCTGCCGGGGCCCTTTGGGATCCATTCGCAACTTGGCTATGGAGAAAGTGGCCAATTCCGTACTTTTCCCTTGTAAATATGCCTCTTCTGGATGTGAAATAACTTTGCCACACACAGAAAAAGCAGACCACGAAGAGCTCTGTGAGTTTAGGCCTTATTCATGTCCGTGCCCTGGTGCTTCCTGTAAATGGCAAGGCTCTTTGGATGCTGTCATGCCCCATCTGATGCATCAGCATAAGTCCATTACGACCCTACAGGGAGAGGATATAGTTTTCCTTGCAACAGACATTAACCTTCCTGGTGCTGTTGACTGGGTGATGATGCAGTCCTGTTTTGGCTTTCACTTCATGTTAGTATTGGAGAAACAGGAAAAGTATGATGGTCACCAGCAGTTCTTTGCAATTGTACAGCTGATAGGAACACGCAAGCAAGCTGAAAATTTTGCTTATCGACTTGAGCTAAATGGTCATAGGCGGCGATTGACTTGGGAAGCGACTCCGCGCTCTATTCATGAGGGAATTGCCACGGCCATTATGAATAGTGACTGCCTAGTCTTTGACACCAGCATTGCACAGCTTTTTGCAGAAAATGGCAATTTAGGCATCAATGTAACTATTTCCATGTGTTGA
- the SIAH1 gene encoding E3 ubiquitin-protein ligase SIAH1 isoform X3: MSRQTATALPTGTSKCTPSQRVPALTGTTASNNDLASLFECPVCFDYVLPPILQCQSGHLVCSNCRPKLTCCPTCRGPLGSIRNLAMEKVANSVLFPCKYASSGCEITLPHTEKADHEELCEFRPYSCPCPGASCKWQGSLDAVMPHLMHQHKSITTLQGEDIVFLATDINLPGAVDWVMMQSCFGFHFMLVLEKQEKYDGHQQFFAIVQLIGTRKQAENFAYRLELNGHRRRLTWEATPRSIHEGIATAIMNSDCLVFDTSIAQLFAENGNLGINVTISMC; encoded by the coding sequence ATGAGCCGCCAGACTGCAACAGCATTACCTACTGGAACCTCAAAGTGTACCCCGTCTCAGAGGGTGCCCGCCCTGACTGGCACAACCGCATCCAACAATGACTTGGCGAGTCTTTTTGAGTGTCCGGTCTGCTTTGACTATGTGTTACCACCCATTCTTCAGTGTCAGAGTGGCCATCTTGTTTGTAGCAACTGTCGCCCAAAGCTCACATGTTGTCCAACCTGCCGGGGCCCTTTGGGATCCATTCGCAACTTGGCTATGGAGAAAGTGGCCAATTCCGTACTTTTCCCTTGTAAATATGCCTCTTCTGGATGTGAAATAACTTTGCCACACACAGAAAAAGCAGACCACGAAGAGCTCTGTGAGTTTAGGCCTTATTCATGTCCGTGCCCTGGTGCTTCCTGTAAATGGCAAGGCTCTTTGGATGCTGTCATGCCCCATCTGATGCATCAGCATAAGTCCATTACGACCCTACAGGGAGAGGATATAGTTTTCCTTGCAACAGACATTAACCTTCCTGGTGCTGTTGACTGGGTGATGATGCAGTCCTGTTTTGGCTTTCACTTCATGTTAGTATTGGAGAAACAGGAAAAGTATGATGGTCACCAGCAGTTCTTTGCAATTGTACAGCTGATAGGAACACGCAAGCAAGCTGAAAATTTTGCTTATCGACTTGAGCTAAATGGTCATAGGCGGCGATTGACTTGGGAAGCGACTCCGCGCTCTATTCATGAGGGAATTGCCACGGCCATTATGAATAGTGACTGCCTAGTCTTTGACACCAGCATTGCACAGCTTTTTGCAGAAAATGGCAATTTAGGCATCAATGTAACTATTTCCATGTGTTGA